CACAACTTTTTCAATAGCTGGTGTTAACATAGGGTTTTTGATGTCAAATTCTTTGACGAGCGCTGGTTGGATTTCAGCACTTAATTTTGCTTTTAATCTATTCATTATTCACCCTCAACTTTTGCTACGTTTGAGATATCAATCGGTGTTTCTTTATTGACGAAGCCACCTTTTGGGTTATTATCATCAGGCTTAATCGCTTTTTTGACAACCTTGCATCCCTCTACGATTACTTTAGAGCTTTTTGGAAATACTGCTGTTACTTTAGCAACTTTCCCTTTGTCATCTCCAGCGATAATTTTAACGCTATCGCCTTTTTTAATTTTACATTTAATCGCCATTATAATACCTCCGGAGCAAGTGAAACTATCTTCATG
This genomic window from Sulfurospirillum sp. 1612 contains:
- the rplX gene encoding 50S ribosomal protein L24; translation: MAIKCKIKKGDSVKIIAGDDKGKVAKVTAVFPKSSKVIVEGCKVVKKAIKPDDNNPKGGFVNKETPIDISNVAKVEGE